From the Bacillus tuaregi genome, one window contains:
- a CDS encoding universal stress protein → MYKCILLATDGSEHSKRAAENAIHIAKNSAEHKVDIIYIVDPSKAKSETLSHWNSDSSGDRRKKRVEEVERMAKESGISYEINFLTGDPGPTIVDYAHKKNADIIILGSRGLNVLQEFVLGSVSHKVAKRAHCPVLIVK, encoded by the coding sequence TTGTATAAGTGCATATTGCTAGCAACAGATGGCTCAGAACACTCTAAGCGAGCTGCGGAGAATGCGATACATATTGCCAAAAACAGTGCTGAACATAAAGTGGATATAATCTATATTGTGGATCCTAGTAAAGCAAAGTCTGAAACACTTAGCCATTGGAACTCAGACAGCTCTGGTGATAGGAGGAAAAAAAGAGTAGAAGAAGTGGAAAGAATGGCGAAAGAGTCCGGTATTTCTTATGAGATAAACTTTTTAACTGGAGACCCTGGTCCAACCATTGTAGATTATGCACATAAAAAAAACGCGGATATTATTATTTTAGGTAGCAGGGGTTTGAATGTTTTACAGGAGTTTGTACTTGGCAGTGTAAGTCATAAAGTGGCTAAACGGGCTCATTGTCCAGTATTAATAGTTAAATAG
- a CDS encoding 3-hydroxyacyl-CoA dehydrogenase family protein, protein MQNMAVLGAGIMGHGVAQLFAQAGKNVKIQARRESSLEKARELITNSLQIMVEKEMTTAIEMNQALARITYTTDLREAIDGADFILESIPEVLETKLATYEIIESVVSEKTIIASNTSTFPLKELTQNAKHPERFIITHYFNPPQIVPVVEIAQFEKTDQKVVQATYDLMKEIGKAPVVLQKEITGFIVNRVQVAYLRECFNLIEQGICTAEDIDIATRGSMGFKWAFCGPLESQDLAGLETTRAMVGNIMKDLSNTREVPAFLNEMVENGEHGIRTNKGFYEYDDHGAKAIHTRDDHFLDLAKLIQQKAENNTVPAK, encoded by the coding sequence ATGCAAAATATGGCCGTACTTGGAGCAGGAATCATGGGACATGGTGTTGCTCAATTATTTGCCCAAGCGGGTAAAAATGTAAAAATCCAAGCAAGGAGAGAATCTTCTTTAGAAAAAGCTAGAGAGCTGATTACGAATAGCCTTCAAATTATGGTAGAAAAAGAAATGACAACTGCCATAGAAATGAATCAGGCATTAGCACGTATCACCTATACAACAGATTTACGTGAAGCGATTGACGGTGCAGACTTTATTCTTGAATCGATTCCTGAGGTTCTTGAGACAAAATTAGCGACATACGAAATCATTGAAAGCGTTGTCTCTGAAAAAACGATCATTGCTTCCAATACATCAACGTTTCCATTAAAGGAATTAACACAAAACGCAAAGCATCCGGAAAGATTCATAATTACACACTATTTTAACCCGCCACAAATTGTACCGGTAGTGGAAATTGCTCAATTCGAAAAAACGGACCAAAAGGTAGTTCAAGCTACTTATGATTTAATGAAAGAAATTGGTAAAGCTCCGGTTGTGCTACAAAAAGAAATTACAGGCTTTATCGTGAACCGTGTTCAAGTAGCTTACCTGCGTGAATGCTTCAATTTAATTGAACAAGGAATTTGTACAGCGGAAGATATCGATATCGCAACAAGAGGAAGCATGGGCTTTAAATGGGCTTTCTGTGGACCTTTAGAGAGTCAGGATTTAGCTGGACTTGAAACAACAAGAGCGATGGTAGGCAACATCATGAAGGATCTTTCCAATACAAGAGAGGTTCCAGCCTTCTTAAATGAAATGGTAGAAAACGGGGAACACGGAATCCGTACAAATAAAGGCTTCTACGAATATGACGATCATGGAGCAAAAGCCATTCATACACGTGATGATCACTTCTTAGATTTGGCTAAATTAATCCAGCAAAAAGCAGAAAACAATACTGTTCCTGCAAAATAA
- a CDS encoding GNAT family N-acetyltransferase: MSRLDRLRMGKVETRHFQQFNELLRYVFQVTKKELQMVGWEEREIALAKLPVLEKADVLGWFDGETLISQLAVYPFRVNIFGRTFEMGGLTGVGTYPEYANMGLMNKLLRQALLDMQERKQSISYLFPYSFPFYRRKGWEIISDKMTFEIKDYQLPKARKVPGYVERLDTEHPDIRQVYRHFSGMRHAAMIRNELAWDEYWRWDLDDLTAAVYYDGTHQPLGYLLYWISKDVLHVKEMVYINQEARIGLWNFISAHFSMVSKVVGSTYTNDPLAFWLEDGDIKETIVPYYMARIVDVRQFIAQYPFRALGTEIRLTFELDDPILEWNQGIYTLHISETGEGKLVQSEELPDFSLNIQTLTTMLLGYKRPSYLAVIGRLTGNKQTVERLESLIERDTPYFSDYF; the protein is encoded by the coding sequence ATGAGTCGATTGGATAGGCTCAGAATGGGGAAAGTGGAAACAAGACATTTTCAACAATTCAATGAGTTATTACGCTATGTATTTCAAGTCACGAAAAAGGAACTACAAATGGTTGGCTGGGAGGAGCGAGAAATTGCACTTGCCAAACTGCCTGTTTTGGAAAAAGCAGATGTACTTGGCTGGTTTGATGGTGAAACATTGATATCGCAACTGGCTGTATACCCTTTCCGGGTGAATATTTTTGGCCGTACTTTTGAAATGGGTGGACTGACAGGTGTTGGTACATATCCTGAATATGCGAACATGGGGCTTATGAATAAGCTGCTACGACAGGCCCTTTTGGATATGCAGGAAAGGAAACAATCGATATCCTATTTATTTCCTTACTCATTTCCCTTTTACCGCCGAAAAGGCTGGGAAATCATTTCTGATAAGATGACCTTTGAAATCAAGGACTACCAGCTGCCAAAGGCGAGAAAGGTACCTGGCTATGTTGAAAGGCTGGACACAGAGCATCCTGATATTCGCCAGGTTTACAGACATTTTTCTGGCATGCGTCATGCGGCTATGATTCGAAATGAATTAGCATGGGATGAATATTGGAGATGGGATTTGGACGATCTAACAGCAGCTGTTTATTATGATGGAACACATCAGCCACTGGGTTATTTGTTATATTGGATATCGAAGGATGTATTACATGTGAAGGAAATGGTTTATATAAACCAGGAGGCAAGGATTGGTCTTTGGAATTTCATTAGTGCCCATTTTTCAATGGTATCTAAGGTGGTGGGAAGCACGTACACAAATGATCCTTTAGCCTTCTGGCTCGAGGATGGGGATATAAAGGAAACGATTGTTCCTTATTATATGGCAAGGATTGTCGATGTTAGACAGTTTATTGCCCAGTATCCATTTAGGGCTCTTGGAACAGAAATCCGTTTAACATTTGAGCTAGATGACCCCATTTTGGAATGGAATCAAGGGATTTACACGCTCCATATATCTGAAACAGGTGAAGGAAAGCTCGTTCAAAGTGAAGAACTGCCTGATTTTTCCTTAAATATCCAAACGCTGACAACCATGCTACTAGGTTACAAGCGACCATCCTATTTAGCTGTCATCGGTCGTCTTACAGGAAACAAACAAACGGTAGAGAGATTAGAAAGCTTGATTGAACGGGATACACCCTATTTTTCAGATTATTTTTAA
- a CDS encoding MaoC family dehydratase translates to MQKELTYEDIQIGDQAVFSKTISEFDIYQFAGITGDFNPMHIDEEFADKTIFQDRIAHGLLTGSFISTVLGMKLPGPNSIYLSQSFRFTAPVKVGDTIKAVVEVIEKQDRKKFIKLKTQVWNQRQEMVVDGEALVMKKQLEIKKEQSDIDKVSTGGKQ, encoded by the coding sequence ATGCAAAAAGAATTAACTTATGAAGACATTCAGATAGGGGATCAAGCTGTTTTTTCAAAAACCATTTCGGAATTTGATATCTATCAATTTGCGGGCATAACAGGGGATTTTAACCCGATGCATATTGACGAAGAGTTCGCGGATAAGACGATTTTTCAGGATAGGATTGCTCATGGTCTCTTAACAGGTAGCTTTATCTCTACAGTACTTGGTATGAAGCTTCCAGGCCCCAATTCCATCTATTTATCGCAGAGCTTTCGCTTTACAGCTCCTGTCAAGGTAGGAGATACCATTAAAGCGGTGGTAGAAGTGATTGAAAAACAGGATCGTAAAAAATTTATTAAATTAAAAACACAGGTATGGAATCAACGTCAAGAAATGGTTGTAGATGGAGAAGCACTCGTGATGAAAAAACAATTAGAGATAAAAAAAGAACAGTCTGATATTGATAAGGTCTCAACAGGCGGAAAGCAATAA
- a CDS encoding M3 family oligoendopeptidase: MKYIDTWDLDTIFPGGTKSPELQEKLHTIKIEIQDYQELIQQWDHHGTNSAESLKVLLTKQESIEKGLGQAGSFVHMWQDAYTDDEYANVVMGQVMDLASEMEKLSTVYTKKLVAIEDENWQTWLNDPELSELSFALNEIRDQGKRLLSEAEEKIITELNNDGIAGWSRLYDTAVSIMTIPFTDKAGNKKEYSVGQAMNRMYSDPDPEVRKQLFENWEAAWTKFAPIFADTLNHLDGYRITLQRAHQRESFLDEPLEYNRMSKETLDAMWAAVSNHKPSFVDFLTQKAKILGMEKLSWQDVDAPVALGDAKPPSFSYDEACDFVIENFATFGPQLAQFAQHALENRWVEAEDRPKKRPGGYCEELPEFQESRIFMTFTGSSSDTSTLAHELGHAFHSYVMRDLPNLNRGYAMNVAETASTFAETIISNATVANAKTKEEKISLLNTKMENAIAMFFNIHARYLFEKSFYEERSEGIVSEQRLNELMVNAQKEAYCNSLSSYHPHFWCSKLHFFIDDIPFYNFPYTFGFLFSLGIYAEFLKEPKEFEEKYIALLRDTGSMKVEDLALKHLGVDLTKPAFWEAGIELMERDVEEFIRLTDELL; this comes from the coding sequence ATGAAATACATTGATACATGGGATTTAGATACTATTTTTCCAGGAGGAACGAAATCACCTGAATTACAGGAAAAATTACATACGATTAAAATAGAAATCCAAGATTACCAAGAGCTGATTCAACAATGGGACCATCATGGAACTAATTCAGCGGAGTCTCTGAAAGTACTATTAACAAAGCAGGAATCAATTGAAAAAGGCTTAGGTCAAGCTGGCTCCTTTGTCCATATGTGGCAGGATGCCTATACAGATGATGAATATGCTAATGTAGTGATGGGACAAGTAATGGACCTAGCAAGCGAAATGGAAAAGCTATCGACCGTTTATACAAAAAAGCTCGTTGCTATTGAGGACGAAAATTGGCAAACATGGTTGAATGATCCTGAATTATCCGAGCTTTCCTTCGCGTTAAATGAAATTCGTGATCAAGGAAAGCGGCTGTTGTCCGAAGCTGAAGAAAAAATCATTACAGAATTAAATAATGATGGGATTGCCGGCTGGAGCCGTCTCTACGATACAGCTGTTTCCATTATGACCATTCCGTTTACGGATAAAGCGGGGAACAAAAAGGAATATTCAGTCGGTCAGGCAATGAACCGCATGTATTCGGATCCTGATCCAGAGGTACGAAAACAGCTATTTGAAAATTGGGAGGCTGCATGGACTAAGTTTGCTCCTATTTTCGCTGATACGCTAAATCATTTAGATGGATATCGGATTACGCTGCAAAGAGCACACCAGCGTGAAAGCTTCCTTGATGAGCCTTTGGAATATAATCGTATGTCGAAGGAAACCCTTGATGCGATGTGGGCAGCTGTTTCCAATCATAAACCGTCGTTTGTGGACTTTTTAACACAAAAGGCGAAAATACTTGGTATGGAAAAGCTGAGCTGGCAGGATGTAGATGCCCCTGTTGCCTTGGGGGATGCGAAGCCGCCAAGCTTTTCATACGATGAAGCCTGTGATTTTGTGATTGAAAACTTTGCAACCTTTGGACCACAATTAGCACAGTTTGCACAACATGCCTTAGAAAACCGCTGGGTTGAGGCGGAGGATCGTCCGAAAAAACGTCCAGGAGGATACTGTGAAGAGCTTCCTGAATTTCAAGAATCCCGTATCTTTATGACGTTTACCGGCTCATCGTCTGACACAAGTACGTTAGCTCATGAATTAGGCCATGCCTTTCATAGCTATGTGATGAGAGATTTGCCGAATTTAAATCGCGGCTATGCTATGAATGTCGCAGAAACTGCCAGTACCTTTGCTGAAACCATCATTAGCAATGCAACAGTAGCTAATGCGAAAACAAAGGAAGAAAAAATTTCGTTGTTAAATACGAAAATGGAAAATGCGATTGCAATGTTTTTCAATATCCATGCCCGTTATCTATTCGAAAAGTCCTTCTATGAGGAACGTTCAGAGGGGATTGTTTCAGAACAAAGATTGAATGAATTAATGGTCAATGCCCAAAAAGAGGCATACTGCAACAGCTTATCTAGCTACCATCCACATTTCTGGTGTAGCAAGCTACATTTCTTTATTGACGATATTCCATTTTATAATTTCCCTTATACCTTTGGGTTTTTATTCAGCTTGGGTATTTACGCCGAATTCCTTAAGGAACCAAAAGAGTTTGAAGAAAAATATATTGCTTTGCTACGAGATACTGGTTCAATGAAGGTAGAAGATCTTGCACTGAAGCATCTGGGGGTTGACTTAACAAAGCCAGCTTTTTGGGAAGCTGGTATTGAATTAATGGAGAGAGATGTAGAGGAATTTATTCGTTTGACGGATGAATTGTTATAA
- a CDS encoding acyl-CoA dehydrogenase: MIFKLSEEHEMIRKMVHDFAKNEVEPTAAQRDEEQHFDREIFNKMGELGLAGIPWPEEYGGIGSDYLAYCIAVEELSRVDASVGVMLSAHTSLAGWPVFKFGTEEQKQKYLRPMAQGEKLGAYGLTEPGSGSDASGMKTNARLEGDHYVLNGSKIFITNGGEAEIYVVFASTDSSKGTRGITAFIVESDYPGFSIGKKEDKMGIRSSPTTEIIFEDCKVPVENVLGNVGEGFKIAMMTLDGGRNGIAAQAVGIAQGALDAATNYAKERVQFGKPISAQQGVAFKLADMATNVEAARLLTYQAAYLEYEGLPYGKESAMSKLFAGDTAMKVTTEAVQIFGGYGYTKEYPVERYMRDAKITQIYEGTQEIQRLVISRMLTK, from the coding sequence ATGATTTTTAAACTGTCAGAAGAACATGAAATGATTCGTAAAATGGTACATGACTTTGCAAAAAATGAAGTAGAGCCAACCGCAGCACAAAGGGATGAGGAGCAACATTTTGACCGTGAAATCTTCAATAAAATGGGTGAGCTTGGATTAGCTGGTATACCTTGGCCTGAAGAATACGGCGGTATTGGAAGCGATTATTTAGCGTATTGTATCGCGGTAGAAGAGCTATCCCGCGTGGATGCATCTGTTGGTGTTATGCTTTCTGCACATACATCACTTGCTGGATGGCCTGTCTTTAAATTTGGTACGGAAGAACAAAAACAAAAATATCTTCGTCCAATGGCACAAGGTGAAAAATTAGGTGCTTACGGTTTAACAGAGCCTGGAAGTGGTTCTGATGCGAGTGGTATGAAAACAAATGCTCGTCTAGAAGGGGACCATTATGTGCTAAACGGCTCTAAAATCTTTATTACGAATGGCGGAGAAGCTGAAATCTATGTTGTGTTTGCCAGCACCGATTCATCGAAAGGTACTAGGGGGATTACAGCCTTTATCGTTGAAAGCGATTACCCAGGCTTTTCTATTGGTAAGAAGGAAGATAAGATGGGCATTCGTTCGTCACCAACAACAGAGATTATTTTTGAGGACTGCAAGGTACCAGTTGAAAATGTGTTAGGTAATGTGGGCGAAGGCTTCAAGATTGCGATGATGACCTTGGATGGTGGTCGTAATGGTATTGCAGCACAGGCTGTTGGAATTGCTCAGGGAGCGCTTGATGCGGCAACCAATTACGCGAAAGAACGTGTTCAATTTGGAAAACCAATTTCAGCACAGCAGGGTGTAGCCTTTAAGCTTGCCGATATGGCGACAAATGTAGAGGCTGCCAGACTATTAACCTATCAAGCTGCTTATTTAGAATATGAGGGACTTCCTTACGGTAAAGAATCTGCAATGTCTAAGCTATTTGCTGGTGATACAGCGATGAAAGTCACAACAGAGGCTGTACAAATTTTTGGCGGCTACGGCTATACAAAGGAATATCCGGTTGAACGTTATATGCGCGATGCCAAAATTACGCAAATTTACGAGGGAACACAAGAAATTCAACGCTTAGTTATTTCTAGAATGCTGACTAAGTAA
- a CDS encoding electron transfer flavoprotein subunit beta/FixA family protein, which translates to MNIYVIMKRTFDTEEKVSIHNGQVSEDGATFIINPYDEYAIEEALTLKEAHGGEVTVVTVGDEESQKELRTALAMGADKAVLINDEDVEEGDAYSTASLLSAFFKEKEVDIILAGNVTVDGSSGQVGPRLAEELEISAVTTITKLTIDGAKATIERDVEGDIEIIETQLPILVTCQQGLNEPRYPSLPGIMKAKKKPLEELELDDLDLDEDDVEAKTKTTEIFLPQAKAAGRVLEGDLSQQVKELASLLKAEAKVI; encoded by the coding sequence ATGAATATTTATGTAATCATGAAACGCACCTTTGATACAGAAGAAAAAGTTTCGATTCATAACGGACAAGTAAGTGAAGACGGCGCGACATTTATTATTAATCCTTATGATGAATATGCGATTGAAGAAGCTCTTACATTAAAAGAAGCTCATGGCGGTGAAGTAACGGTTGTAACTGTTGGTGATGAAGAATCACAGAAAGAACTTCGTACGGCATTGGCCATGGGTGCAGATAAAGCTGTTCTCATCAATGATGAAGACGTTGAAGAAGGAGATGCATACTCCACTGCCAGTTTGTTAAGTGCCTTTTTTAAAGAGAAGGAAGTGGATATCATTTTAGCAGGAAATGTGACTGTTGATGGCAGCTCTGGCCAAGTAGGGCCTAGACTTGCGGAGGAATTAGAGATATCAGCAGTTACGACCATAACCAAGCTAACCATTGATGGAGCGAAAGCAACTATTGAACGCGATGTCGAAGGGGATATTGAAATCATTGAAACACAGCTTCCGATATTAGTTACCTGCCAGCAAGGTCTAAATGAACCGCGTTACCCTTCACTTCCAGGGATTATGAAGGCGAAGAAAAAACCACTTGAGGAGCTAGAGCTTGATGATTTAGACCTTGATGAGGACGATGTGGAAGCAAAAACAAAAACGACTGAAATCTTTCTGCCACAGGCAAAAGCGGCCGGTCGAGTCCTAGAGGGCGATCTTTCACAGCAAGTAAAGGAGCTGGCCTCCTTACTAAAGGCAGAAGCGAAAGTGATTTAA
- a CDS encoding electron transfer flavoprotein subunit alpha/FixB family protein — MAKVLVLGEIRQGELRNVTFEAIAAGKKIANGGEVVGVLLGENAALLANQMIQYGADRVLVSEHGDLHSYTPDAYTQALLQIVEDEKPEGFILGHTSMGKDLSPRLAAKLQSGLISDAVSLEVNGDEVVFTRPIYSGKAFEKKVIENGLIFATIRPNNITALEKDESRSGEVTLVEVEIKNLRTIIKEVVRKTTNGIDLTEAKIIVSGGRGVKSKEGFKVLQELADALGGAVGASRGACDADFCDYAMQIGQTGKVVTPDLYIACGISGAIQHVAGMSNSKVIVAINKDPEANIFSIADYGIVGDLFEVVPLLVEEFKSLAIN; from the coding sequence ATGGCAAAGGTATTAGTGTTAGGTGAAATACGTCAAGGTGAATTACGTAATGTAACGTTTGAAGCGATAGCAGCTGGAAAGAAAATCGCCAATGGCGGAGAAGTAGTCGGAGTATTATTAGGTGAGAATGCAGCACTTCTTGCCAATCAAATGATTCAATATGGTGCAGACCGCGTGCTGGTCTCTGAACATGGTGACCTGCATTCCTATACACCGGATGCCTATACACAGGCATTGCTTCAGATCGTGGAGGATGAAAAGCCTGAAGGGTTTATTCTCGGACATACGTCAATGGGAAAAGACCTATCACCACGATTGGCAGCAAAGCTTCAATCAGGCTTGATTTCAGATGCGGTCAGTCTTGAGGTCAATGGGGATGAGGTTGTTTTCACTCGTCCAATCTACTCTGGAAAAGCATTTGAGAAAAAAGTGATAGAAAACGGTCTTATTTTTGCCACGATTAGACCAAATAATATCACGGCACTGGAAAAGGATGAATCACGTAGTGGTGAAGTGACACTAGTGGAGGTTGAGATTAAAAATTTGCGCACCATTATCAAAGAAGTGGTTCGTAAAACGACCAATGGTATTGACCTGACGGAAGCGAAAATCATTGTTTCTGGCGGACGGGGCGTGAAGAGCAAAGAAGGCTTTAAGGTATTACAGGAGCTGGCGGATGCGTTAGGCGGAGCAGTCGGTGCTTCTCGTGGTGCTTGTGACGCAGATTTCTGTGATTATGCGATGCAGATTGGTCAAACAGGAAAGGTCGTAACACCTGATCTCTACATTGCGTGCGGAATTTCTGGTGCTATTCAACACGTAGCCGGAATGTCTAACTCAAAGGTGATTGTGGCGATCAACAAGGATCCAGAAGCGAATATTTTCAGTATCGCTGACTATGGAATTGTTGGAGATTTATTTGAAGTCGTTCCGTTATTAGTCGAAGAATTTAAAAGCTTAGCAATCAATTAA
- a CDS encoding (Fe-S)-binding protein, with amino-acid sequence MISLLNLLAFLAVAGYAVYLFINLVYTRYLFIKLGKQAEFEPKLKERIQLILQNAFGHSKLFKDKKSGLMHIILFYTFFIIQLGLIELIIKGFIKGYEFPLGAAHKYFSLLQEWATFLMLLAVIYGFYRRYGERLQRLQWKRNGKAAFVYIALATLTLSILLTLGFEAIMLHHQPNLVYAPFSGTIAGLFSTIGTTAGTVLFYLFWWIHMITVFTFLVFVPQSKQFHELFAMVNIFFKKQGPVGKLKKIDFEDETAEEFGVGKIEDFTRAQLIDLYACAECGRCTNMCPASGTGKTLSPMDLIVKMREHLTEKGAAVTSRQPWAPAIAFKNTRANQLALAGSGAEEVAATMESVSLIGDVITEEEIWACTTCRNCEDQCPVMNEHVDKIIDLRRYLVLTEGKLNQDAQRAITNIERQGNPWGMNRKERVNWRDAVEEFTVPTAKELKKAGEEFDYLFFVGSMGSYDNRSQKLTQSFVRVLKHAGIKFAILGNEEKNSGDTPRRIGNEFLFQELANANIETFNKYNVKKIVTMDPHAFNTLKNEYPEFGLEAEVFHHTELLSDLIKEGKLVPKNSVDEMITFHDSCYLGRYNQVFDAPRAILQAIPGVTLVEAERNRENAMCCGAGGGRMWMEEDTGTRINLARTEQLLEKNPTVIASGCPYCLTMISDGTKAKEVDEKVQTFDVVEILEKSL; translated from the coding sequence ATGATATCATTATTAAACCTACTTGCTTTCCTAGCTGTCGCAGGATATGCAGTCTATTTATTTATTAATCTGGTCTATACTCGCTATCTGTTTATCAAGCTTGGTAAGCAGGCAGAATTCGAGCCGAAATTGAAGGAAAGAATCCAGCTGATTTTACAGAATGCCTTTGGTCATTCTAAGCTCTTTAAGGATAAGAAAAGCGGACTGATGCATATCATCCTATTTTATACCTTTTTTATCATTCAGCTTGGCCTTATTGAACTGATAATAAAAGGCTTTATTAAAGGCTATGAATTTCCGCTTGGAGCAGCGCATAAATATTTCAGTCTTCTTCAGGAATGGGCAACGTTTCTTATGCTGTTGGCCGTTATATACGGTTTTTACCGACGATATGGTGAGAGGCTACAACGTCTACAATGGAAGCGGAATGGAAAAGCTGCATTTGTGTACATCGCCTTAGCTACGTTAACCTTATCAATTCTCTTAACATTGGGTTTTGAAGCGATTATGCTCCATCATCAACCAAATCTCGTCTATGCTCCATTCTCCGGCACTATTGCAGGGTTGTTCTCTACTATAGGAACAACAGCAGGTACTGTGCTATTTTACCTATTTTGGTGGATTCATATGATAACCGTCTTCACCTTCCTTGTCTTTGTCCCTCAGTCAAAGCAATTTCATGAATTGTTTGCGATGGTCAATATTTTCTTTAAAAAACAAGGCCCGGTTGGAAAGTTAAAAAAGATTGACTTCGAGGATGAAACAGCAGAGGAATTTGGTGTTGGAAAAATTGAGGATTTCACGCGAGCACAGCTGATTGATTTATATGCTTGTGCGGAATGTGGACGCTGCACCAATATGTGCCCTGCTTCTGGAACAGGAAAGACCTTATCACCAATGGATCTCATTGTCAAAATGAGGGAGCATCTGACCGAAAAAGGAGCAGCTGTTACCTCGAGACAGCCGTGGGCACCTGCCATTGCTTTTAAAAATACTAGAGCGAATCAGTTGGCACTAGCAGGAAGCGGGGCAGAGGAAGTAGCTGCCACCATGGAAAGTGTGAGTTTAATAGGTGATGTCATTACTGAAGAGGAAATTTGGGCATGCACGACGTGCCGTAACTGTGAGGATCAATGTCCTGTTATGAACGAGCATGTCGATAAAATTATTGATTTGCGCCGTTATCTTGTTTTAACAGAAGGGAAGTTGAATCAGGATGCACAGCGGGCGATAACGAATATTGAGCGCCAGGGAAATCCATGGGGAATGAACCGTAAAGAAAGAGTCAATTGGCGCGATGCCGTAGAGGAGTTTACTGTGCCGACGGCGAAGGAACTGAAAAAAGCAGGGGAAGAGTTTGACTATCTATTCTTTGTCGGCTCAATGGGCTCCTATGATAACCGGAGCCAGAAGCTAACGCAGTCCTTTGTACGAGTACTGAAGCATGCCGGTATAAAGTTTGCTATTTTGGGGAATGAAGAAAAGAACTCTGGTGACACACCGCGCCGAATTGGGAATGAATTCTTATTCCAAGAGCTAGCTAATGCCAATATAGAAACCTTTAATAAGTACAATGTGAAGAAAATTGTGACGATGGATCCACATGCCTTTAACACACTGAAAAATGAGTATCCTGAGTTTGGTTTGGAGGCGGAGGTATTCCATCATACAGAATTACTTTCTGATCTGATAAAGGAAGGAAAATTAGTGCCGAAAAATTCTGTTGATGAAATGATTACCTTCCATGATTCCTGTTATTTGGGACGCTATAATCAGGTATTTGATGCACCACGTGCTATTCTGCAAGCGATTCCTGGTGTTACACTCGTTGAAGCAGAAAGAAATAGAGAAAATGCCATGTGCTGCGGGGCAGGTGGTGGCCGGATGTGGATGGAAGAAGATACAGGGACAAGAATCAATCTTGCCAGAACCGAGCAGCTTCTTGAAAAGAATCCAACCGTCATTGCAAGCGGATGTCCCTATTGTTTAACGATGATTAGTGATGGAACAAAAGCAAAAGAAGTTGATGAAAAGGTTCAAACCTTTGATGTAGTAGAAATTTTAGAAAAATCACTATAA
- a CDS encoding 3-hydroxybutyryl-CoA dehydrogenase — MKIEKVMVVGSGQMGSGIAQVLAQTGYQVVMNDIKEEYVQKGIEKISKQLDRDIEKGRKTEAEKNELLSRILISTDLEDAKDVQLVIEAATENKEIKLNIFRRLDEIAPEQAILASNTSSLSITEIAAVTNRPEKVIGMHFFNPVPVMKLVEVNRGLATSEETFSHIEDLAKEMKKVPVDIKDFPGFAVNRILIPMINEAIYAVYEGIASPEGIDEVMKLGANHPMGPITLADYIGLDTCLAIMEVLHEGFGDPKYRPCPLLRKYVEAGWLGVKTGRGFYVYN, encoded by the coding sequence ATGAAAATAGAAAAGGTTATGGTAGTGGGTTCCGGTCAAATGGGAAGCGGAATTGCCCAAGTACTAGCACAAACAGGCTATCAGGTAGTGATGAATGATATTAAAGAAGAGTATGTTCAAAAAGGAATCGAGAAAATCTCGAAGCAACTGGACCGTGATATTGAAAAAGGCCGGAAAACAGAAGCTGAGAAAAACGAGTTGCTTTCAAGGATCCTGATTTCTACCGATCTTGAAGATGCAAAGGATGTTCAGCTGGTGATTGAAGCTGCCACGGAAAATAAAGAAATTAAACTGAACATTTTCCGAAGATTGGATGAAATAGCGCCAGAACAGGCCATTTTGGCTTCCAATACTTCTTCCCTATCTATTACGGAAATAGCAGCCGTAACCAATCGTCCTGAAAAAGTAATCGGGATGCATTTCTTTAACCCTGTACCGGTGATGAAGCTAGTGGAAGTGAATAGAGGACTGGCTACATCAGAGGAAACCTTCTCACACATAGAGGATTTAGCGAAGGAAATGAAAAAGGTACCAGTGGATATTAAGGATTTTCCAGGCTTTGCCGTTAATCGGATCTTAATCCCAATGATCAATGAGGCTATTTACGCTGTATACGAGGGAATCGCTTCACCAGAAGGAATTGATGAAGTAATGAAGCTTGGTGCGAATCACCCAATGGGGCCGATAACGTTAGCCGATTATATTGGGCTTGATACCTGCCTTGCAATCATGGAGGTTCTCCATGAAGGCTTTGGCGATCCGAAATACCGTCCATGCCCGCTGTTAAGAAAATATGTTGAAGCAGGCTGGCTTGGTGTGAAAACAGGACGTGGATTTTATGTCTATAACTAA